TCTGGAATACAAAATTAAAGAACACAAAAGCTAAACACACAGCTAGCAGCTAGCCACCTCAATGCTACTGGAGCTCTGAGTCTTAGCAGCAACACACCACCTGCCGCTCAGAGACAACCCACTGAATTATAACTTTATGACTCAAAAACATCATAAACTAAGGAgttataacaataaataaattcactcctgttagataatatctgtgctaattccttattttatgttagttatcaagtatgtgcttttgttatctgtttggAAGGGTCTGGAACCTGGtcctaagtttcacttccatcacacaTGCGCAAGATGTACCCCCCACATTGTCTCATATAAACGTATTGTGTCCGCCATGTTCGACGTCTTTTCAGGACATGGAGTCCATGTGTGGGCTCTGTTCCtgggcaggggcgtagcaccaaattctgggccctaggtactagccatattgaagcccccccacacacacacactgttatggtcttttttttttatgaatgcaaacaccaaatttctaatgcagcCAAATTtctcatgtataccttagatcacacctatgAGTCAGAACCGTTTTTAAAGTTGTGGGAGCAATATtttgttggggggtctgggggaccaaattgcaccatttttcaagaaaatggtgcaatttggtgcattcccgtgcattttaacagatgggaatgcagacccctccccccccccccaaaaaaaaaaaaaaaactcaatataGCTCATTTTcaggctcacctctcttttcaaagaatttgtgtagcagctgttttccctcatttagttttctttccttgtcctttttttctcttcttttttgaaatccggacttagatttttttttaggaaagacatgtcTTATTTCAGCCTTAACACTAGCGCTGCACCTAAcgattattttaataatcgattaatcagttgattatttttttcgatgaatttttttgtttttttacttacatgtgagttttgccattatttctttaggtgagttattattaaaaggcctttatcatgcaacatcaacgtttgagcttgtaacaaagttatgatgttatattctcgtcaaaaacatacctggagtagtgttttgttttattttgcacatacatacatacatacatcaccgacacaccacaaagagatttccatcaggtttcacccgattatgagcatttttagatgtctACAGCaactctcaaccactgacaagatatttcagcaagagtccacaaaagtattttaaagacctgagtaaagtgtaatatgtgatctttaataagatatatTCATGGAAAAAGAcacaatgtgcagtttactgcattttatttttcttgtgtaaaaacagcttagatgtggtttgaccgaaacaaattgtcatcaaatttaaataaaacagggatgaagtggaggtgtaagagtcactaggtgttcacaggaaagttatttatttctatatttatatgtttatgttcattgttagttggttttatcttttctgttgtgttttgttttatcaggtttttttttttttgtctctctaaaactgtattgtagcattattagttattattactgttattgttgttgttgctattattaatatataaataaataaaataaaaaaattacaatttgtaatgcatttgactcttacgacaacaaacgctgagccattaattattatacagaaaacatgctgagatgccaacagcttaatgctaactttaacactgaaaacgccatagacatgctaacgcattagcattggtcccgttttcaagttataaaatacatctatcaactgtttcagaagaccttaAGAGGTCGatttaagattaaaaaaaaaaggtaaatattactcacagacatatgctctttagggttttaatggggaaaaattaagataaagcgaaataaaacaaagaatcaacgaagcagcagattgaagcactgcttcattggttcaagattcaaagcaaagccgcgctgcagaaacggttgattgtatggaagaaacaaaacatttacagtaaaacaaagttatttagcaacaaatcaatgactaaattagttgacaacttttTTAAtcatcgattttaatcgattaactcgattagttatttcagttctactaaacacctctcctctttctgtcagatcctgtttgggatgtgtgtgtggcagcatgctgcctttaccccccagtccgacgcccctatTCCTGGGGACCTGGGCCTGGTTTTCAACATGACTTTCAATAAATGCAAACAGAGGAATATATCAATTTcattctttgtaaggggcagtatactACAAAAAGAACCGGGAGAAATTACACCCCTGTCATGGAGAAGGAAACTATCCATAGAGAACAAAgctgtttttgtaccaggctgtaaatatgtttatttctgctaaaaaagttagacattttaacatgggcttcaaaGGGAACCTGCTCACTATTCTTTCAGATAGGATACATTTTTGAGGGCCAGAAGTTGGGGCTTGGTTGTTCCACAAATATTGGGTGTCTGTACAATTGTACAAAAGACACAGCTGTATTGTACGACAGAGTTTTAGGACcacattgaaattttttttttggacttcgagaataaagtcgtaatattacgagaaaaaactcataatattacgagaatgaagtcgtaattttatgagaaaatcttgtaatattacaagaaaaaagtcaaaatattatattatgactttattctcgtaatattacgactttattctcgtaatattacgacttcattctcataatattatgacttttttcttgaagtcttaaaattaaaactttattctcataatattacgaatttattctcataatattatgactttattctcgtaaattatgactttattctcgaagtctaaaaaaaaattgtatgtggccctaaaacgccgccTTAGTATTGCAGTAAACTTGCctccaccaagaaaaaaaaaatcatctggcgCCGCCACACAAAGACTTAGAATTCACTGTTGGGTTGGTGTTTACTTATCTGGCAACATCTCCAAATTGTTGTAGTTAATTTATCTCCAACCTTTTAGAGGCACAAATGTGATGCAGTACACAATGTTTATTTGAcaaccccagaaaaaaaaaatagactttgTTATTCAGGCAATCTGTCATTTGACAGCAAGTCATTTTTGCTGCTGTTTCCAAAGTCATTTGTTATTCAGCAGGTATCAGGGTGCATTATGAAAATAGTGGCATTATTGTCCATAATAATGTGctgaaatgtattttattttccaGCAGTTACTCATGCTGTCTCAGTCTGTGTGCAGCACACACAAGTCTTTGTCAACCACCTCTCTAATAAGAGTGCAACTCTGTCAAAGCAAATGTGACAGAAAATCACTGGTGGGCGAAAAAGAAAAATTAGGTGCAGAGGCTGTACCTCTGGCAAGATCATGAAATACAGAGTAAAGTAAAAAAGAACTGAATATCACATTTGTTAGCAAATGATGATTAAACCCCACCAACACTGCATAATGTCAGAATGTGCTCACAGGCAAAAAAAAATATTGGAAGAAAAAAACATCATATTCCCTTTCGGCTAAAAATGATCATAAAAGTGAACATTTCCAAAAACAGACAGCCAAAACTACATTTAAAGAGCACTGATGAAATCATGTGtgaaattaaaatatttaaacaGCAAGCTGTCATTCACACTGAATAATTATTTGTAGTCCTGTGAAATGTCTAACAGCAGCCTCTGAAGGATGGCTAGCGCCCCCTGTCGTTTGTGTAGGGGAATAGCAGATAAATCACTATTGACCCATTCGTGAGGTGTAGCGTATGTATGCAGGTGTACATGAAGCACTCACACCGTATGAGGCTCAGGTCCAGGTCACGGCTTCATGTGAGTGGATAAATCCTTGTCGTACCAGTTTCACTGCAGCGTTGCCTCCTGAAGCCACCGTGCACGTGCAAGAAGCAGTGAACTGTTTGCAAGCTGTAGACTCtgcttcagggtcaccacagcagattctgcatggatctgcatgttgatttgttgCAGCTTTTATAGAGAATacgcttcctgatgcaaccccagATGCACATGGACACTGTGGCTGTGGATGGCTTTGAACCCACACACCTTCTGGGAAGATTTTGAACCTTAACAGATTTTGCTTCAGGAGGGTGAAAAGTCGATCACTACTACAAGAGCAAACATTTTTTGGAAAGCACATCTGAAAGAAGACCTCATCATCATGACCATTTTAAGGTATGAAATGAATCTATTTCACCTAATGGCCTACAGGGAGCACTAGAAACAAAGATCGCATTTAAAACATTGGTTTTTAACAGTCTGGATGTCGTTTTGCGTGATTGTGTCTCTTATGAAGGCACATTGTGTATTTTCACTTTAACACTGAATTTTGTGAGGTCACCAAACGGTCATCACAAACCCACTGAGGAAGGTTGTCACATTGTGTACACATGGGAACAGTTTTAGACGTTTTCTTTTTGTGAGGAATGCAAGGTAAAGTTGATATTCTGTACATGACCCAGTATGGGCCCATTAACACCAAAGTCAGAGTTATTCCAGGTCAGGATAACCTTTAGTGGTATTGTGTTGTCCCTCATTCTATCAGGCTAATTTTGTAGAGTGGATCTAACTAAAGTTGAAGCGTGGCAAACGTCTTCCCTGGGCTGAGACAGCCCCAGGTTGAGTTCACTCCTAGGGCCTAGTTTACATCGAGGTGAGTTCTGTTGTGTTCAGCAAAGGTATTTTACACCTCTGTGATGGCAACATTATACACTGAGTTTACAtttgctgccttcaagatgacatccaAGCATAttcaacaaaatgcaaaaccacattctgcacaatttagaaaggcatggctgcaaagaagagcaTACAGGTGCTGGGCTGGTAATAGAGAATGTGTCTTCccaatcttggttttacattctgATGTTGTAtcattgaagtagttttgacgtaatccttaaaagtctacaaagtgaaatcctgatccagaatccagatcacctccaaaacataATggcgtcttccaaggcctaacaccagtgtgtggtgaaaatccattaactagttttgacgtaatccttaaaagcctttgTCAAGTGAAATctcgatccagaatccggatccggatcacctccaaaatttaatggagtcttccatgggctaatatcaatctgtggtgaaaatgtcatcaaaatccatacagtagttttgatgtaattctggtAACAAAcagacatataaataaataaacgctgatgattttattacgtccttggtggatagaATGAAATGAAGCTAACCACACAAAATATCAAATATTAgtaacagacggacagatggacggacgcaaagtcttcgcaatatccGATGGCTATATTTGATGGTCTTTGGTAAAAATCAGTGTAATAATCactgaatttgtttgtttgtttgtttgctgttgcattttccatacgctcccaactttttctgattcagGGTTGTTCCTATTTCAAATTTCATAGTCCTACCGATTTCCTGTCTATTTCTACAAATtcatttttgttgtaatttttggCGTATGCCGAAACATTAGTTAATATCAGCTAAGTTACAGATTTATTTCATTGATTGAAGTAGTGCAAGCTGCAGCCAGTCCTAAAGCCATGACTTATAAAACTGTATCAAATATATGTACCGTACTGTGAAGCAGTTCTAATATATCAAGATTGATTTTCATTATATCGGCCAAACCTACAAACATGTTTGGCTGAAATGAACTGAAAAAAGATagtagtgttttttttgttgttgttttttattttgttttttgaaaagCATGTGCTGCACATCAGTCTGTATGAAGGGGTACATATAATAAAATATGTAGTTAAACATACAGTAAATGATGCCCTCACTAAAATATCCATACACAAATTCTCTCAGAAAATAtttcaaaataatttcctttcttTAGCACAGAATCTGTATTATTTTAGAAAAAATGCAAAGTTTTGGCATTGAAAATTTCTGGCGCTTAATTCTATTTAAAACATGAGGACAACCTTTCCAGATGAAAAACAAGTCACATATGAAATCACTTAAGTGATGAATAACAACTTTAAAATGATTTGGTATATCGATTCAAACTGACAGCACAACAAATGTCCACATGGATCACCTTAAGTCTCTCTTTTCATCTGTCTCACAGAAGCTTTTACATAGATGTGTATGTCCCCTCATCTGAGAATGATTTGTTGTaaataccatccagattgtcACATGCAATCCCATTTTCTCCCGTTTGCACATGTGAcccttcttcatcatcttcatcctCTATTTTCCCTTTCTTTGTGCTGCAgtaaaaatgaaaaacacaagAATGATCAGATGCATCACTATGAAAGCATAAATGGAATATGTAGAAACTCTTACCGtcttttctggatttctgagtacAAAATCACAATAATGATACCAGCAGTGACGCAGCCCATGACCACCCCAAACACAATGAGCCAGGGGGGCGTGTCATAGGTCACTGGCGGTGCCAGGGTGGGAGGGATTCCGACAAACTCCAGGGTTTCATCTGTCAGCAAAAATGCACTGTTGATCCGATTCCTGGAAaatctgttaaaaaaataaaagctttaGTTTGTAATCATGAAAGAAGCCACAGGAAACATTTTAATGTAATCAACAAACAGGCATTTTATAAACAGATTGCGTTTAACATCTAATAACCAACTGCTATAAAAGGCTTTACTGGCCatacaaacattttcaaggtcatagcaaGTCTCAACAGTGGCATATTCATTTGCAACATAATTGTGGTTTAAACTGTAAATCATACTTTCTGGAcctatcatgaatgtgatgagggTACTGATAGAGGTGTTTAGCGATGGTGAAATCATTGCAGGAAGAGTGTAACAATCTGAGTATAACTGGAGACCCCAGAGCACAGAACAACACTGGGATAAAAGTGAAGttgtctttataagcagctgatATACGCAATTGCAGATTTCAGGACACACAAGACGAGGAATCCTTTCAGCAAAAGGCTTTATGTGGAAACAGGCTGAGAGGGTTAACCATGGACACAAGCACAGGGTCGAAACACAACAGGAAATCAGCCTGCAAGGCAACAGTTTCCATGTGGGAACACATGGGGTAAGAATGCTGTCGGAAAAGATGAGTGTATAAAAGTAAATATGTGTGCATGGTAGTCTATATACTTCAATGAAAATGTTGTAAACTCAAACcatacaaaataatatgtagcgtGCATTCTGTTTGTGAGAATATGATTAAAAAAGTCAgaactaaaaataaatacaaatatgaaGTGCAGTTTTATGagtgttttttaatgtgttttcttcATTATTAATACGAAAGTCTGTGACTACTGTTAAAACTACACCATGGGGTTATAGGCATTACGTATGGAGTAGAAAATACATCGATTTCACATACTGCATAAGCGTTCAAAGTGCATTCAGCTCAGGTGCAACCATTCAACTTTGTGGCGGCAGGATGGATGATGAAGGAAATACCACAGACACGAAGGGTTAGTTTATTTAAATTATATTGAAGTAACGTAATAAAATGTAATACTACATTAGTTCAGAAGTGCATTTCAAGCTTACATCAATGAGAGCAATTACCTGCATGATGTGTTTTGAgcacaaaaatgcaaaaatgtaggCATGGAAcctagacaatctggcactgaaGTGAGGTGTTATAAATACCAATATATTGTGACTTCATCAAACATGGAAATGAGTATGCGTGACCATAGAAAGGAACTAAAGCTGAGGAAAAGCACCTTGAACAGATGTGTCAGAATAAATGCATCACAGGAGTAAGCATACAGAAAACATACAAGATccaaaagtgacaaaaaaaaaagatatcatCAGAGTGCAGCCTGTGACAATGACACCACTCACTTCAATTTAATTAtacagcaacaaatcacaacaaatgtcACCCATAGGTCCTATACATGAGCAAGATTTAAAGCTACTGATCTGATGAGCTAGCACATTGGTGAcaatgagaaggaaaaactccctcaggcattGTTTTGGTTTTAGGAAGAGACCTGGAGCAGGCCAGTGTCAATGTGATGACCATCTCTTTTGGCCATAAcagcaaaacagaacaaaaacccaACAGAATTTTCAcatagaaatgttgcagctaatcaACCATATATACTCCAGGATTTATACTGACAGACGACTAGATGGCTGAGAGAAGAACTACAAGGTGAAGACTAGAGCTGGGGCTACAGATAGATGTAATCGATTATGCCGACACAATGCGTCGATTTCCATAGTGTTCATCGAGGCATTGCAAGGATGGAGAAATATGACTGCACACTGAGAGGAAGAACTCCACAGAAAAGCAAGCTGAAGCAAAAAAACATTACCCGCTATTATCTAAAGTGTGGAAGAGCAGCccagtttcacttttttttcatgctctccTCACAAAATTTTGTGGcggggtttttttaactcactacccCAACccaaaccttaaccataacctaaccctactccttgacctcaccctaatcataaccaccctgacccccccacttcacttttaatttcgtgcagctatcacagaatgaattagaatgaatttgtgctgccgtgacgaaaatgaggcgctttttgtcacaatatcacaaaccaatagattaatgtatatttcgtgctgctgaatcacgacttgccatgagaccaggttgggaaGAGAAACCTGGTATTAAACATGCCTGGGGCTAAATTAATAAAGACCGCAGTATGAAAAAGCTATGACATCTGGTACTGTAAGagagctgtctctctctctctctctctctctctctctctctgtctctcactcccTCAATGTGTGTGTGCGAGCTGTGTGTTTGGCTCTGTTCCTCTCcccacacagtgtgtgtgtgtgtgtgtgtgtgagcactgtGTGAGCTGTGTGTGTTCAGCTACTTTGCTCTCcccctgtgtgcgtgcgtgtgtgcgtgcatggtgcgtgtgtgtgtgtgtgtgtgtgtgtgagcactgtGTGAGCTGTGTGTGTTCAGCTACTTTGCTCTCcccctgtgtgcgtgcgtgcatggtgcgtgtgtgtgtgcgtgtgtgtgtgtgtgtgttcggctCTGTTCCTTTCCACCACAGTCTGCCTGTGAGTTGCAGATGAGCAGCTCTTTCATGCACgcaatttgaaaaacaaacaaactagagcactgcgcttgtaaagcgcaaacctctgccaacactagtttccaaatccacaaaattttaccttggaaaaaaatttgcaaggtcaaagtcctgttcgtAGTGACTTTTcagaagctaaattagatgtgatcaaaagtcaggaggatgtatttagttcatgcacttgaatcaatgaatcaatcactctgaattctttttgagatcgttttcacagaacattggttatctctgctgacCTTGACCTCCAAACTCAAGGTGTATCACATGTGCATCTTCAATACTCTGCTGTTTGACACTGATTCCTGGATGACAATCAGCCAGACAGGACAACTGCCTGGACAAACCTTCTCCTTCACTGCCTGTGGTGGATCCTCAGCATTCTATTATGACACGACAACGTCATCAACACCGGGGCGTGGTGGAGAAAGCAGGCCCCCTGAGTGTGCATCGTTTGCTTTGCCAGCTCCAGCTGGGATAACTTGGGCGTGTCCACCACATTATAGACGGTTACATACCACAAGGACCAACCCAGACAGCTGAGAATCGCTTGCAGACCATCACTGTAGATGGAATCATGCTGTTCAGAGGAGTGAGGAAAGGACACTGTGAGAGCTGGAGGACAGATGAGTATGGATGAAGCTAAGACAGCAACGCCACACCATTGATTCACCTTCTGAATTTACTTACACTTGTGGCAAAGACTGTCATGCACCAATCAGACTGCTGAGCCACACCAACTATTGTTCTCTGCAAAATAAATGATTAATCAAGACACACCCACTGTCTCCTGAGACATACCAGCGTCCCGATGCCATGATGATAGGAAACGGCACAGTAATTATTAACTTATGATTCTCCActttcaccagatttgaacagcccagtctcaccgtCTTTTTCTTCCCACCCCCATCATGAAAAGCGTCCCGTTTTCGTGCACCAGTCACAAACctgtagattaatgtactttttgtaatgtcgccatgaactgccatgagactgggttggatttgAAGGGTTCTTTGACTCATAGAAACTTTGATGAACAAAGTTTTTTCATCAGTTTCCTTCtaaaagaaatggaaaaaaacaaacgtacaaataaataaaaaggtcaaaCAGTTGAATCCTTTTGGGCCACTTGGTCTCATTTTTCATGTTGTATATCTTTCGCCTGCCTGAACTGAGTACAGGTGAGGATTACAGTCGACAGCACCACAGTTACACACACATTTTTGTCGTGGCTCTTGTTTTAGCAGTTTGATTTGATCTCCACTGTATTCTGTCTTTCATATTCGTCTCCATATTATCTGGATAATTCACCCTCTTTGTTAAGTCTCTGTCGTGTTACTGGTCCTgtattttccatccatccatactcCATCCATAGTCCCTGGGTGCTGTGTTACAAAACATTTAAGCAGGTTCACTCACTTGttaatgtatttttcttttttaatctgaaATCAGGCAGTTATTGTTCTAATAATACTTAAAGCAAACAGATGAAGAATCATACTGTGGCTGCAAATGGAGGCACACAACCTTAATCTTCACACTGAggcgtgtatatgtgtgtttgtctgcttgtgcttgtgtgtgtgtgttgctgtggaAGAAGGCAGTGTGACACGCAGAACACACAAACATAATTCATTGAACACTACTGTTGAGTTGCAGGGCTCTGATACCacataaataatataaaatatagtgcagcagctaagagaatatttagagcaaaatcctgcaaatggtgatacaagcaccaaagttggcacaaatactcctgagacattactcttttaaaaaaaaatgactagccacttgaattttcaatagacggcCAGGTAGGagccaactgaagaattacacaggggttaaaattaaaaatgctccaatcaaattgaaaactacactacattatttgtctgatcataacgatttcaaaaaagtatagtttggactatctatgactgaatgttcaggagttatggggttaaaacagcaaaaatggtgacaaacgtcagtttcagtttgtacaggggtcaaaagttaaagttgctccaattttagtaaaaaaaaaaaagcaaattattagttgaataaacagggttttaaaaaggactaGTTTGGAGCATGtaccatgcttagttatcatgttacagcgtaacatatgtcacatgtcatataaTCCAATGGacatgaccttgtttgacctttactttggagaccaagcattcaacacagtcagaactattccatttattaatccgattagctcaactaataatttgcatcatttttttaccaaaattggagaaactttaacttttgactcctgtacaaactgaaactaacctttgtcaccatttcagtcatagatagaccaaactatatctttttgaaatcattatgatcagacaaataatgtggtgtagttttcaatttgactggAGCAGTTTTAATTTtgtcccctgtgtaattcttctgttaaccctacctggctgcctattgaagctTCAAGTAGCTACTTGGTTTTTTcaaaatgtctaaggagtatttgtgccgactttggtgcgtgtatcaccatttgcaggattgtttc
The nucleotide sequence above comes from Thalassophryne amazonica chromosome 10, fThaAma1.1, whole genome shotgun sequence. Encoded proteins:
- the cltrn gene encoding collectrin, translated to MLMKILFLLSVASTLAQPVCVPDKTVGCQVRLSIVTALGDQAYPWTPNEMNLFRALLAFSMNRHFNVFDYSIDNILVCNETVRVSFWFVVTLPENNQQLVSLADVEDAVRFSRNRINSAFLLTDETLEFVGIPPTLAPPVTYDTPPWLIVFGVVMGCVTAGIIIVILYSEIQKRRTKKGKIEDEDDEEGSHVQTGENGIACDNLDGIYNKSFSDEGTYTSM